One window of the Cryptomeria japonica chromosome 7, Sugi_1.0, whole genome shotgun sequence genome contains the following:
- the LOC131056288 gene encoding zerumbone synthase: MSTREVTAALWRRLQGKVAIITGGSRGIGEATARLFTNHGAKVIIADIADGAGIKLAESLSPWATYIHCDVSKEEDVSATLDLAMEKHGKLDIMFNNAGVVGTQKGSVAEIDIQDFEQVMNVNVKGVINGIKHAARVMIPNRKGSIISTASIAGIAGGFTPYAYTASKHAVIGLTKNGAAELGKCGIRVNCISPAAIPTDLVLNYVGVNPSPEAKTKLEMAIEVVAPLREANLRPEDIAEAALYLASEDSKYVSGHNMVVDGGRSVVLEETAVFGKY, translated from the exons ATGTCTACCAGAGAGGTCACAGCTGCTCTCTGGAGAAG ACTGCAAGGCAAGGTTGCAATAATTACAGGCGGGTCAAGAGGCATTGGAGAGGCTACTGCTCGGCTATTCACAAATCATGGAGCAAAAGTCATAATTGCAGACATTGCAGATGGCGCTGGTATAAAGTTGGCGGAATCCCTTTCTCCCTGGGCGACATATATCCACTGTGACGTAAGCAAGGAGGAAGATGTAAGCGCAACATTGGATTTGGCCATGGAAAAGCACGGAAAACTGGACATAATGTTTAATAACGCGGGAGTTGTCGGCACGCAGAAAGGGAGCGTGGCAGAGATTGATATCCAGGATTTCGAGCAAGTGATGAACGTCAATGTAAAAGGAGTAATAAACGGTATTAAGCACGCAGCCCGCGTTATGATCCCCAACAGAAAGGGCAGCATTATATCTACAGCTAGTATTGCAGGAATAGCAGGAGGATTTACTCCTTATGCTTACACTGCATCCAAGCATGCGGTTATTGGGCTGACAAAGAACGGTGCCGCAGAGTTGGGGAAATGTGGAATACGCGTGAATTGTATTTCTCCAGCAGCAATCCCCACAGATCTGGTATTGAATTATGTGGGAGTGAACCCTTCACCAGAGGCAAAGACCAAGCTGGAGATGGCGATTGAGGTTGTAGCCCCCTTAAGGGAAGCCAATCTTAGACCAGAGGATATTGCGGAGGCTGCTTTGTATCTGGCCAGTGAGGATTCCAAATATGTGAGCGGTCACAACATGGTGGTGGATGGGGGAAGATCAGTCGTATTAGAGGAAACTGCAGTGTTTGGAAAGTACTAA
- the LOC131056267 gene encoding short-chain dehydrogenase reductase 2a-like, translated as MYCRLEDKIAIITGGASGIGAASARLFSNHGDKVIIADIADEKGHKLAESLSPHTTFIQCNVSNEQDVSAVVDLAMEKHGRLDIMFNNAGVTDRQTGTVADYGMDQFDKAMNVNARGAMHGIKHAARVMIPNRKGSIINTSSVSGMVGGMEPYGYTVSKHAIIGVTKNGAAELGKYGIRVNCISPAALATELVMNYLGKDSSEEEISKVDAVAHSIANLKGTVLKAEDVAYAALYLASEESKYVSGHNLVVDGGIAVVNHNWGLYK; from the coding sequence atgtattgcaGACTGGAAGACAAGATCGCAATAATCACAGGAGGAGCATCAGGTATCGGCGCAGCCAGTGCTCGCCTGTTTTCAAATCATGGAGACAAAGTCATCATCGCTGACATTGCAGACGAAAAAGGTCACAAACTTGCGGAATCCCTTTCGCCACATACGACCTTCATCCAATGTAATGTAAGCAATGAGCAAGACGTGAGCGCAGTAGTTGATTTGGCCATGGAAAAACACGGACGGCTCGACATTATGTTCAACAACGCAGGAGTCACTGACAGACAGACAGGTACCGTTGCAGATTACGGGATGGACCAATTTGACAAAGCCATGAATGTAAACGCAAGAGGTGCAATGCACGGCATTAAGCACGCAGCCCGCGTTATGATCCCAAACAGAAAAGGCAGCATTATTAATACATCGAGTGTTTCTGGTATGGTGGGAGGCATGGAGCCTTATGGATACACAGTTTCTAAGCATGCAATTATAGGTGTGACTAAGAACGGTGCAGCTGAGTTGGGGAAATATGGCATCAGAGTCAACTGTATTTCTCCTGCTGCGCTCGCCACTGAATTGGTAATGAATTATTTGGGAAAGGATTCTtcagaagaagaaatttccaaagttGATGCTGTAGCTCACAGCATAGCCAACTTGAAGGGAACAGTTCTGAAAGCAGAGGATGTTGCATATGCGGCATTGTATTTGGCCAGTGAGGAGTCTAAGTATGTAAGTGGTCATAATCTTGTTGTGGACGGGGGAATCGCAGTTGTAAACCACAATTGGGGACTATACAAGTGA